The Argentina anserina chromosome 5, drPotAnse1.1, whole genome shotgun sequence genome includes the window AGAAGTACCAGGCACATTGCTTGTGGCAGGAGACAATATAGTGTTTCTAACCCAAGCAATGAGCACCAACCCTTTTCAAGGATTTATGTATAACTACATCCGTTTAGTTCAGGTCGATCGTCTAGTTCCACCTGAGATATATGGATCTAAGTAAAAACAATGCAACAAGATAAATTTGAACATTGTTACACTAATGACTAATACAGTTGGTTGATTATGTGCTTCTGGCGTGTGTGAAAATAGGTTTGGATCAATGGAGATGTGAACTGACCATTATTGCTATCAGTTTCCATCAATAAAGATTGTAGTGACAACTGATTAACATATAAGCCAGATGAAAGAACACCGAGCTGTAAAATGTAACACTATAAATTGAACACATACTCTAATGGAAGGCTCATTGTGTCTGAGGTTTAGATTTTAGACCGATTTGTTGAGTCTGTTTTTGGTATCCTCGGCTGCATCAGTGGCTTCAGCTTGCATTTTAGCAGTTAGTAGGTCTGCTTCTGCTGCttctttctcatttcttgcCGTCAACTTCTTAGCCTGCTCTAGAAACAATCAACATCAAAACTGCAGCACAGAAAATATGCCTATAATATAGCCTTCTTCCGGACTTGAGACATAAATAACAGTGTAACCCAACAAATAGCTGGTGAATTTGTGACATTGGCACACTATCAACATGCCTAACGTCGAAGAAGACGGAAACAAAAGTATGAACCTGACGTGAATCGAACACGCAACCTTCTGATCTGGAGTCAGACGCGCTACCATTGCGCCACAGATCCAACTTAACATTTCTAGTCTTTAAACATATAAGACCAATATGTCCATTggttatttcttttttctttttcattcctatatgtttattttcttcCTCAAGCTGCATTGTTTAAGAGGCCAACAATAACTCCAGCACTAGATTGCGAACGTAATTCGACCCAAAAGAAAAGACAAGGAATGCTAATGACCAATTTTAAGAAACACAGGAAAGCTATGAAATAGGGTTAATTACCTGACCAACAAAGAAGGCCTTGACATAGCCAAAACCTTGTTGCAACGAAACGGTGAAAGATAAGCATTCCCTTCTCATACGAGACACACCGGAAATCTCTGCTTGCTTTCTATCAGTAGTGTCGTCCATGGTGCCTAGAGTACTACAGAGAAAACAAGTTGCTTTGTATGAGAGAGCTGAGGCTGGAGTCCCACACGTTTTGTAGCTTCTGGGGAAGAGTCAGGGGTATGTGGCAGCTATATACCACAACCACGTTTTGGTTTCACCATGCATCATGCatttcaaaaaagaaagtaAAAAGAAAATGGGTTTTGCTATGCAAAACTAATCATTCCATTCACTTATTTGGTCAAGAACATGGAGATATCCACGAGCACGTTGGCGGCGTTAAAATAATGGCAATGAACTCAAGAGCTGCCCAGAATGGCATACTACAAAACGAGCATACAACAATACTCAAGTCTTAGCCGTTTATATTTCGAATTCTTATTAAttaggattttttttcttcaaatttggtaaaaaaattGTGAGCGTACATGATACATCCCCTACTTTAGATCGATGTAACATTTTTCATCAACGAGCGTACATGTGTCATTCTTTTAGTACCCATAGAGAAAGTACCAAGTAGATATGATAGAATATAAATAGCAAAGCGATCCAAAAAATTTCTGGCATAAGTCTTCAAGTTTATGAAAtagaaaaactaaaatatCAAACCACATAATTTAGCATGATTATACTCACTTTAGTGTGATAGAACTAAGTGAAAAAATGTACAGTATAAGTACGTCGATAGATTCGACTTACTCCAAACTAGGTTAATTTCCTATTGTAAACTATTATCATATGTTCATAAACTACATTAAACTCATAGTCAGTCTGGTTGAGTTATCTCAATTGGATGTTATGAATTAATGAAACTAGACTCGTACCTCGTGTGATGCACGTGTTAATTTATCGCATAAGGTATTGTGTAACGATGATAAATTATGTTTTTTAAATGCtcatttattttgatttaaaaaaaaaaatctttttgtgtaattgtgtttaataaaatgatatttttgataAAACATAATTTGGTGATTTTTGAAAGGTGTTGAATTTATAGTAATAGAGATAAAAACTCATTTtaattaaagaaagaaaaaaataaaaaacagagGGGGAGGATATAAGGGTCATTGCACGGTCTCTGGTGCCGGTCCCGTCTATATATACCCTAGAGCTACAAAAGCTAGGTATAAAAGCCCCAATTTTTCTGCGCTCAGAAAAAAGGCTTCAGGAGCTCAACGTTCACAGACCGAAAGCGAGAGACAAGAGACCGAGCCACAATCCCCTACGCCGTCGCCACCAATCCGTAACTCTCCTATTTCAATTCCTCATctcctttctcttcttcttaatCGATTCCAAACCCTAAAATTCTCTCCAGCAATTTCAGATTCGGTTTTCAATCACTAGTTCTCAATTTCGTTTCCTTGTGCCGAATTCGCGACAGATCGAAGCAGAATGGCGACGTTTGAGCTCTACCGGAGGTCGACGATCGGAATGTGCCTGACTGAGACTTTGGACGAGATGGTTCAGAACGGGACTCTCAGTCCTGAGCTAGCGATTCAGGTTCTTGTTCAGTTTGATAAGGTATTGTATCTTCCCTATGTTTTTAATTAAtgttttttgaattaattGATATTTTGTTTGTGTATTAAATGATTGTGATACTGATGTGGTTGTGGTGTGTTGTAGTCTATGACTGAAGCTCTCGAAACACAAGTGAAGAGTAAGGTCTCCATCAAGGTAATGCTCTTTTGATGTTTGTATTTTCAGGTTTTTTTGTACTGCGCGATTTGAATCAGTTAGATGCTTTGTGGTTTGATTGTGTG containing:
- the LOC126795815 gene encoding uncharacterized protein LOC126795815, which encodes MDDTTDRKQAEISGVSRMRRECLSFTVSLQQGFGYVKAFFVGQAKKLTARNEKEAAEADLLTAKMQAEATDAAEDTKNRLNKSV
- the LOC126794794 gene encoding transcription initiation factor IIA subunit 2; protein product: MATFELYRRSTIGMCLTETLDEMVQNGTLSPELAIQVLVQFDKSMTEALETQVKSKVSIKGHLHTYRFCDNVWTFILQDALFKNEDSQETVGRVKIVACDSKLLTQ